The following is a genomic window from Hydrogenobaculum sp. Y04AAS1.
TCTATACCACCTATTGTATTAAAATCCTTGAAACCATCTTTTTTTATTATCTTTTTTGAGCATTCTATTTGCTCTTTTTTTAAACGCTCTAAAAGCATTTCTTACCTCTTGGGAACTTTGTTTGTGAGATATAGAGCTAAAATGTGCTTACAGCACTCTATGTCCCACATGAAAAAGATTCTTCTTTTACCACATCCCCACCTGGGCTTAGTTCTTTGTAAACTTCAGCAGAAAAAGAATAAACTTCTACCTGAGGGTTTTTATAGCAATCTCTTGGAAGACCAGCCTTTAAACACGTGTGTTGTAAAAACGTTTCCCAGTTCATGTTGTATTCTGTGGCAACTTGAGGTAGCAAAAGCCCTGATATGTTGCCATATTTTACTATAAGCCCATCTCTTCCTATGCATATATATTTTGGATCAGGTATTATACGCTTTGGTGTACTTAAAATACTAAGCTCTATCACTATGTTTTCAAGTTCTTCTTTTTTTAAAGGTTCAAACCTTGGGTCTTTAAAAGCTGCCAACCTAGCTGTGTATATAACTCCAAGCCAAAGCGGATACCTTGCCTCTACAAAACCTATACATCCTCTAAGCTGATGATCTTTGTATGTATTTAGTGTGGTGAAAACCCCTTGGGGTTTTGAAAACTTTGTTTTTATATCCTCTTCTACGAAGGGCTCTTTGTTTTCAAACTCCGTCTTTATGCTTTCCCTTGCCAAGGCAATTAGTTTTTTAGCATCTTTTATATCCATAGTTTTATTATAACACTTCTATGATTAGCTTAGAGAAGATATGATGATTTATGCTCCTTTTAAGCAAGTGTGCTATAATTCATTGGTATGAGCAT
Proteins encoded in this region:
- a CDS encoding TIGR00296 family protein; this translates as MDIKDAKKLIALARESIKTEFENKEPFVEEDIKTKFSKPQGVFTTLNTYKDHQLRGCIGFVEARYPLWLGVIYTARLAAFKDPRFEPLKKEELENIVIELSILSTPKRIIPDPKYICIGRDGLIVKYGNISGLLLPQVATEYNMNWETFLQHTCLKAGLPRDCYKNPQVEVYSFSAEVYKELSPGGDVVKEESFSCGT